Proteins encoded by one window of Arachis ipaensis cultivar K30076 chromosome B04, Araip1.1, whole genome shotgun sequence:
- the LOC107636867 gene encoding uncharacterized protein LOC107636867 encodes MYPPARWCCDNREVGYLRIMFYLIVLRNQYSLCRKGDDQSLEQISVVCEFPYVFSDDINEFSLNREVEFAIELVPRAGPISITPYKMSPLEMAELKAQLEDLLELLKAHRDSKALRKVLLAVEQGKQWRVPEGQDGLWRFKNRIVMPDIGDLRQRILKEAHKSGFSIYPGSTKMYQDLKAMFWWPGLPRIRSGCDAIWVVVDQLMKSAHFLPIRISCTMEELTRMYIKEIVRLHGVPSTIISDRDPHFTSRF; translated from the exons ATGTATCCTCCAGCCAGATGGTGCTGTGATAACCGGGAGGTTGGTTATTTAAGAATCATGTTTTACTTGATTGTTCTAAGAAATCAGTACAGTTTATGTCGGAAGG gtgatgatcagagtttagagcAGATTTCGGTTGTATGTGAATTTCCATATGTATTTtcggatgatattaatgaattttcACTTAACCGGGAGGTtgaatttgcaattgagttggtgcctAGAGCCGGTCCGATTTCGATTACTCCTTACAAGATGTCCCCTTTGGAGATGGCTGAACTGAAGGCTCAGTtggaagatctgttgg aacttctgaaggctcatcGAGACAGTAAAgcgttacgtaaggtattactagCAGTTGAACAAGGGAAACAGTGGAGAGTGCCAGAAGGACAGGATGGTTTGTGGAGGTTCAAGAACCGGATTGTTATGCCAGATATTGGAGACCTGCGACAGAGAatcttgaaggaagctcataagagcgggttTTCAATCTATCCAGGGAGCACTAAAATGTATCAAGATCTGaaagcgatgttttggtggccag gtttgCCTAGAATCCGGTCTGGTTGTGATgctatttgggtggttgtggatCAACTGATgaaatcagctcactttcttcctatccgaataagttgcacaatggagGAATTGACTCGAATGTATATCAAAGAGATTGTCAGGTTACATGGCGTAccttctaccattatatctgacagAGATCCCCATTTTACATCAAGGTTCTGA